One window of Bacillus alkalicellulosilyticus genomic DNA carries:
- a CDS encoding putative quinol monooxygenase, whose translation MSTFGLFGKLVAVEGQRDMLANLLLEAASKLKEVEHCESYIVSLSEEDPNAVFVFEAWKDEQAHKASLSLEAIQQLIERAKPIIAGMERIQTLSPLGGKGI comes from the coding sequence ATGAGTACGTTTGGTTTATTCGGTAAGTTGGTAGCGGTAGAGGGACAACGAGACATGTTAGCTAACCTATTGTTGGAAGCAGCATCGAAATTAAAGGAAGTAGAACATTGTGAATCGTATATAGTCAGTTTATCTGAAGAGGACCCAAATGCTGTTTTTGTGTTTGAAGCATGGAAGGATGAACAAGCTCACAAAGCCTCTTTATCACTTGAGGCAATCCAACAATTAATCGAAAGAGCCAAACCAATCATTGCTGGAATGGAAAGAATACAAACACTTAGCCCCCTTGGTGGGAAAGGGATATAG
- a CDS encoding ABC transporter ATP-binding protein, producing the protein MLKQLREPFQYKKIKLSDDQEHTKKQVKPTNWFTTIKRIWGYLAVKKGLLTTVFLMVIISSVLGLLGPFLIGMAIDQYIVTQEQQGILILLLVLLLAFVFHSVSLILQNYWMVGIAQKTVFSLRVDLFQTLHHLPIPFFDKKQHGELMSRITNDIENVSSTLNSSVIQVFSSVLTLVGMLGVMLWLSPLLTLITISVIPVMFFGLKWITKRTGKLFKEQQKNVGELNGLVEETLSGQKIVKMYSQESKVISEFIDKNKALKQTAFWAQTFSGFIPKLMNLLNNVNFALIAGVGGVLAFNGMISIGVIVIFAEYSRQFTRPLNDLANQFNTLLSAVAGAERVFTIMDEEKEEADENGASSIKNMKGDVEFKDVSFSYDGDDNTLQSVSFKVYPGETVALVGPTGAGKTTILNLLSRFYDPQEGVILIDGQDSQKIKRTSVREHMGFVLQDSFLFQASIMENIRYGRLEATDEEVIEAAKQANAHDFISKLPEQYETILTHEGSGISQGQKQLLSIARAILSNPSLLILDEATSSIDTITEVKIQEALKRLMKGRTSFVIAHRLNTIQHADQILVIDDGKLIEKGSHQSLLEQKGFYHGLYQSKIAVQS; encoded by the coding sequence ATGCTTAAACAACTACGAGAACCTTTCCAATATAAAAAGATAAAACTATCAGATGACCAAGAACATACGAAAAAACAAGTGAAACCAACCAATTGGTTTACTACGATAAAACGGATTTGGGGATATCTAGCGGTTAAAAAGGGGTTACTTACAACAGTCTTCCTTATGGTAATCATTAGTTCTGTTCTAGGGCTACTTGGACCTTTTCTAATCGGGATGGCGATTGACCAATACATTGTTACGCAAGAACAGCAGGGAATTCTCATTCTTTTATTGGTTCTACTTTTAGCATTTGTCTTCCATTCAGTTTCATTAATACTTCAAAACTATTGGATGGTCGGAATTGCACAGAAAACGGTTTTTTCATTACGGGTCGATTTATTCCAAACGCTTCATCATTTACCGATTCCTTTCTTTGATAAAAAACAGCATGGAGAGCTAATGAGTCGAATCACAAATGATATCGAAAATGTCAGTTCCACTCTTAACAGCTCAGTCATTCAAGTTTTCTCAAGTGTATTAACGCTTGTGGGGATGCTTGGGGTGATGCTTTGGTTAAGTCCTTTGCTGACGTTAATTACAATTAGTGTCATTCCTGTCATGTTTTTTGGGTTAAAGTGGATCACAAAAAGAACCGGGAAGTTATTTAAAGAACAGCAAAAAAATGTGGGAGAGCTTAATGGGTTAGTAGAGGAAACCTTATCAGGGCAAAAGATTGTCAAAATGTATTCTCAAGAATCAAAGGTCATTTCCGAGTTTATTGATAAAAACAAAGCCTTAAAACAAACAGCTTTTTGGGCACAAACCTTTTCAGGGTTTATCCCAAAACTAATGAACCTCTTAAATAATGTAAACTTTGCTCTAATTGCTGGTGTGGGAGGAGTGTTAGCATTTAACGGGATGATTTCAATTGGTGTTATCGTCATTTTTGCGGAATACTCCCGACAATTCACACGACCTCTTAATGATTTAGCCAACCAATTTAATACGCTTTTATCCGCTGTTGCAGGGGCAGAAAGAGTTTTTACGATTATGGATGAAGAAAAAGAAGAAGCCGATGAGAATGGAGCCTCTTCCATCAAAAATATGAAAGGAGATGTGGAATTTAAGGACGTTTCCTTTTCTTATGATGGCGATGATAACACGTTACAGTCTGTTTCTTTTAAAGTGTATCCAGGTGAAACTGTCGCTCTAGTCGGTCCAACAGGGGCAGGGAAAACAACGATCCTTAACTTACTGTCACGATTTTATGACCCACAAGAGGGTGTTATCTTAATCGATGGGCAAGACAGCCAAAAGATAAAACGAACGAGTGTCAGAGAACACATGGGGTTTGTGCTACAAGATTCTTTTTTATTCCAAGCATCCATTATGGAAAATATCCGATATGGAAGACTTGAAGCCACGGATGAAGAAGTCATTGAAGCAGCCAAACAAGCGAACGCTCACGACTTTATCTCTAAATTACCAGAACAGTATGAAACGATTTTGACTCACGAAGGCAGCGGAATAAGCCAAGGGCAAAAACAACTCCTATCTATCGCTCGAGCCATACTATCGAACCCGTCTTTACTTATCCTTGACGAAGCAACAAGCAGCATCGACACAATTACAGAAGTAAAAATACAAGAAGCACTAAAACGTTTGATGAAAGGAAGAACAAGTTTTGTCATTGCGCATCGGTTAAATACGATTCAACATGCCGATCAAATCTTGGTCATTGATGACGGAAAGCTGATAGAAAAAGGAAGCCACCAATCGTTGCTTGAACAAAAAGGTTTTTATCATGGACTGTATCAATCAAAGATTGCCGTTCAATCGTAA
- a CDS encoding GNAT family N-acetyltransferase: protein MKVSANDIVISKEKSLLQLDVVYGFLKRSYWANEREQETINKSLEHSICYGVYHKDNQIGFARVITDGATMYWLCDVFIDETYRGNGIGKHLINTIINSPELKMLKGFLGTNDAQGLYEPFGFRTDSERLMKRIP from the coding sequence ATGAAAGTAAGTGCTAACGACATCGTAATCAGTAAGGAAAAGTCTTTGTTACAGTTAGATGTAGTTTATGGATTTCTAAAAAGAAGTTATTGGGCCAATGAGAGGGAGCAAGAAACGATAAATAAGTCATTAGAGCATTCCATCTGTTATGGTGTATACCACAAAGATAACCAAATTGGCTTTGCGAGAGTTATTACGGATGGGGCAACAATGTATTGGTTATGTGATGTGTTTATAGATGAAACGTATCGTGGAAACGGAATTGGTAAGCACCTTATAAATACGATAATCAATTCACCTGAACTAAAAATGCTAAAAGGATTCCTAGGGACAAATGATGCGCAAGGACTCTATGAACCATTTGGTTTTAGAACAGATTCCGAAAGGTTAATGAAACGGATTCCGTAA
- a CDS encoding chromate transporter — protein sequence MSLVEILLVSTRLGFTSFGGPIAHLGYFHEEYIRRRKWMDEKSYADLVALCQFLPGPASSQVGIGIGVMRAGILGGIVSFIGFTLPSVVALIVFALLLHTFGFTDAGWIHGLKIVAVVVVAHAILGMAKNLTPDVQRKTIALAAVVVTLLWQTAFTQVGVIILAGFVGYLLYRHHTLEGSGENVRFPISHCFAVVCLTLFFGLLFVLPILREATNVTWVAMFDSFYRAGSLVFGGGHVVLPLLEREFVPTGWLTQEQFLAGYGAAQAVPGPLFTFAAYIGAVINGWKGGLLATIAIFLPAFLLILGTLPFWNSLRRNPNIKGALMGVNAAVVGILIAALYHPIWTSSIISAIDFAFAAVLFAMLVFWKLPPWVIVLTGALGGFLLSFL from the coding sequence ATGTCATTAGTAGAAATCTTACTTGTTTCTACAAGACTAGGGTTCACGTCATTTGGAGGACCTATTGCTCATTTAGGCTATTTTCATGAAGAATACATACGACGAAGAAAATGGATGGATGAAAAAAGTTATGCGGATTTAGTAGCGTTATGCCAGTTTCTACCTGGTCCGGCGAGTAGCCAAGTTGGAATAGGAATAGGAGTCATGCGAGCAGGTATTTTAGGTGGGATTGTTTCCTTTATCGGGTTTACTCTTCCTTCCGTTGTTGCCTTAATCGTCTTCGCCTTGCTTTTACATACATTCGGGTTTACGGATGCTGGATGGATTCACGGGTTAAAAATTGTTGCCGTTGTCGTTGTCGCCCATGCGATTTTAGGTATGGCGAAAAATTTAACTCCTGATGTTCAGCGAAAAACAATTGCCTTAGCTGCGGTCGTCGTAACGTTGTTATGGCAAACTGCGTTTACTCAAGTTGGCGTGATCATTTTAGCAGGATTTGTAGGATATCTTCTTTATCGACATCATACACTTGAAGGCTCAGGCGAAAATGTTCGCTTTCCAATTTCACATTGTTTTGCTGTTGTTTGTTTGACTTTATTTTTCGGATTATTATTTGTACTACCTATCCTAAGAGAAGCGACAAATGTAACTTGGGTTGCGATGTTTGATAGTTTTTATCGAGCAGGTTCTCTTGTGTTTGGTGGAGGACATGTTGTCTTACCTTTGCTTGAAAGAGAGTTTGTCCCAACTGGATGGCTAACTCAAGAACAGTTTCTTGCAGGATACGGTGCTGCTCAAGCTGTACCTGGTCCATTATTTACATTCGCCGCTTATATCGGGGCAGTCATTAATGGTTGGAAAGGTGGGCTTTTAGCGACTATTGCGATTTTCCTACCTGCCTTTTTGCTTATCTTAGGGACTTTGCCATTTTGGAACTCACTTCGCCGAAACCCGAACATTAAAGGCGCGTTAATGGGTGTGAACGCTGCTGTCGTTGGGATTTTAATTGCGGCCTTATATCATCCAATTTGGACAAGTTCGATTATATCAGCAATCGACTTTGCATTTGCAGCTGTATTGTTTGCGATGTTAGTATTCTGGAAGCTCCCCCCATGGGTGATTGTTCTGACAGGGGCATTGGGTGGGTTTTTATTGTCATTTCTTTAA